A single Bacillus sp. HMF5848 DNA region contains:
- a CDS encoding dipeptide ABC transporter ATP-binding protein — MMTALLQVTDLKKYFPIKKGIIGRNAGYVKAVDGVSFSVQKGETLGLVGESGCGKSTTGRSLLRLIEPTSGNIFFKGTNITTLTNEQMRMLRKDMQIIFQDPYASLNPRMTIEQLIAEPMKIFGMHSTEIRKKIAEMLDVVGLPNYFKDRYAHEFSGGQRQRIGIARALALEPELVICDEPVSALDVSIQAQVVNLMEDLQKEYGLTYIFIAHDLGVVHHISDRVAVMYLGNIVEIGSYKDVYNNPQHPYTQALLSAIPEAELARSKERIVLQGDVPSPSNPPQGCKFHTRCPYVEARCREEVPKLRSTSESGHEAACHLVKEEPVLT; from the coding sequence ATCATGACAGCTCTTTTACAAGTAACAGATTTAAAAAAATACTTTCCAATAAAAAAAGGAATTATAGGTCGTAACGCAGGCTATGTTAAGGCCGTTGATGGTGTTAGCTTCTCCGTGCAAAAAGGAGAGACTCTTGGTTTAGTTGGGGAGAGTGGCTGCGGAAAATCAACGACAGGGCGCTCGTTACTTCGCCTAATTGAGCCCACGAGCGGGAACATATTCTTCAAAGGTACAAATATCACTACATTAACTAATGAACAAATGCGCATGCTGCGTAAAGATATGCAAATTATTTTTCAGGATCCATATGCGTCTTTAAATCCACGGATGACAATTGAACAGCTTATAGCAGAACCAATGAAAATATTTGGAATGCACTCTACTGAAATACGCAAAAAAATAGCAGAAATGCTGGATGTTGTTGGACTACCGAATTATTTTAAGGATCGCTACGCTCATGAATTTAGTGGTGGCCAAAGACAGCGTATAGGAATAGCACGTGCTTTAGCACTTGAACCTGAGCTTGTTATTTGTGACGAACCAGTATCAGCACTTGATGTATCCATACAGGCACAGGTTGTGAATTTAATGGAAGACTTACAGAAGGAATATGGCTTGACCTACATTTTTATCGCTCATGACCTTGGAGTTGTCCATCATATTAGTGATCGAGTAGCTGTCATGTACTTGGGGAATATTGTTGAAATCGGAAGCTATAAGGATGTGTATAACAACCCACAACATCCTTATACACAGGCGCTATTGTCAGCAATACCAGAAGCTGAGCTTGCTAGATCAAAAGAAAGAATTGTGTTACAAGGCGACGTGCCGAGTCCTAGTAATCCACCTCAAGGCTGTAAGTTCCACACGAGATGCCCTTACGTAGAAGCAAGGTGTCGTGAGGAGGTACCAAAATTAAGAAGTACGAGTGAATCAGGGCACGAGGCAGCTTGTCATTTAGTAAAAGAAGAGCCTGTCCTTACTTAA
- a CDS encoding ABC transporter substrate-binding protein, translating into MRHNKFVMVLLSVLFVFSLLGACSNNDETASDDKPADDTTTTETAEPASDDPAQADSGKKTLVFGRGADSVQLDPSKVTDGESIYVTNQVFDTLVRYKEENTEVVPALATEWSASEDGTEWTFKLREDVQFHDGTDFTAEDVVFNFERWTTSAEFIYYGYMFGASENDMGGIIEKVEAVSDYEVKFTLSEPNAPFLYTLAMPPFAISSKDAVEKYGEDYFKNPVGTGPFVFKEWQKDDKIVLEKNPDYFGGAAKVDEVIFRVIPDNGARFMELQAGSIDIMNGLNPQDIGQVESDNALQILRRPSMNVAYMAMNTDKEGPMSSKEVRQAINLGIDKEKLLTLFEGMGKAAKNPMPPSLWGYNDDIEDYGYDVEEAKRLLAEAGYGDGFTITLYSMANPRPYLPQPKLIAQAMQQMLKDINVTVEIVENDWDTHLAVTENGEHDMAFLGWTGDNGDPDNFLYVLLDKDNAKVGSAGNIAFYKSDEVHDLLKKAQTEMDQQKRTDYYMRAQELIHEDAPWFPIAHTTPPLAVNKNVSGYVPHPTGSEPFTNVDKQ; encoded by the coding sequence ATGAGACATAACAAGTTTGTAATGGTATTGTTAAGTGTTTTATTTGTATTTTCATTATTAGGAGCATGTAGTAACAACGATGAAACAGCGTCAGATGATAAGCCGGCTGACGATACGACAACAACAGAAACAGCAGAGCCAGCGTCAGATGACCCAGCACAAGCGGATAGTGGAAAGAAAACCTTAGTATTTGGTCGTGGTGCTGACTCTGTTCAGCTAGATCCATCTAAAGTAACAGATGGAGAATCAATTTATGTAACGAATCAAGTGTTTGACACATTAGTTCGTTACAAAGAGGAAAATACAGAGGTTGTACCAGCGCTTGCCACAGAATGGAGCGCGAGTGAAGATGGAACGGAGTGGACATTCAAGCTTCGTGAAGACGTACAATTCCACGATGGTACAGATTTTACAGCTGAGGATGTCGTATTTAACTTTGAGCGTTGGACAACATCAGCGGAGTTTATCTACTATGGCTATATGTTTGGTGCTAGTGAAAATGATATGGGGGGAATTATTGAAAAGGTAGAAGCAGTATCTGATTACGAAGTAAAGTTCACTTTATCAGAACCAAATGCGCCGTTTTTATACACTTTAGCGATGCCGCCATTCGCTATTTCTAGCAAGGATGCTGTTGAAAAATATGGAGAAGATTATTTTAAAAATCCTGTAGGAACTGGTCCATTCGTATTTAAAGAGTGGCAAAAGGATGACAAAATTGTATTAGAAAAGAACCCGGATTACTTCGGTGGTGCAGCGAAGGTTGATGAAGTAATCTTCCGTGTTATTCCTGATAACGGAGCACGCTTTATGGAGTTGCAAGCGGGTAGTATCGATATTATGAATGGATTAAATCCACAGGACATCGGGCAAGTAGAATCAGATAATGCATTACAAATCCTTCGTCGTCCGTCTATGAACGTGGCGTACATGGCGATGAATACTGATAAAGAAGGTCCAATGTCTAGTAAAGAGGTTCGTCAAGCTATTAACCTAGGGATTGATAAAGAAAAGCTACTAACACTATTTGAAGGAATGGGGAAAGCGGCGAAAAACCCTATGCCACCTTCACTTTGGGGCTATAACGATGACATTGAAGATTATGGCTACGATGTAGAAGAAGCGAAGCGTTTACTTGCAGAAGCAGGCTATGGAGATGGCTTCACTATCACATTGTATTCAATGGCAAACCCGCGTCCATACTTACCACAGCCGAAGCTAATTGCACAAGCGATGCAGCAAATGCTTAAGGATATTAATGTCACGGTTGAGATTGTTGAAAATGATTGGGACACACATTTAGCTGTTACAGAAAATGGAGAGCATGACATGGCGTTCCTTGGCTGGACAGGTGACAACGGAGATCCAGATAACTTCTTATATGTATTACTAGATAAAGATAATGCTAAAGTAGGTTCTGCTGGTAACATCGCTTTCTATAAGAGTGATGAAGTACATGATTTATTGAAAAAAGCACAAACAGAAATGGATCAACAAAAACGTACAGATTATTACATGAGAGCGCAAGAGTTAATTCATGAGGATGCACCTTGGTTCCCAATTGCACACACAACACCACCGCTTGCTGTAAATAAAAATGTGTCTGGCTACGTACCGCATCCAACGGGTAGTGAACCATTTACAAACGTAGATAAGCAGTAA
- a CDS encoding ABC transporter ATP-binding protein codes for MEDQPLLQVKQLRTHFHTKAGVIKAVDGVSFDIKSGETLGIVGESGSGKSITAMSIMRLIPSPPGRIVSGQILFEGEDLVTKTEREMRQIRGNQISMVFQDPMTSLNPVFTIGKQLVETILTHEKGIGKKAAMNRAIELLELVNIPDAKNRLKSYPHEFSGGMRQRVMIAMALACSPKLLIADEPTTALDVTVQAQILELLKSLQAELGMAVIMITHDLGVVADVCDRVMVMYAGKPAEFTDKRSLFQHAKHPYTWGLLRSIPKMQEQKSRLQAIEGLPPDMRNLPTGCSFAPRCNRATDLCHQLAPTLQEVNKSHAVSCFLYEGITEVTTS; via the coding sequence ATGGAAGACCAACCGTTACTGCAAGTAAAACAGCTTCGTACACATTTCCATACAAAGGCAGGTGTCATTAAAGCCGTAGATGGTGTTAGCTTTGACATTAAATCAGGAGAAACACTTGGTATTGTAGGTGAATCCGGTTCGGGTAAAAGTATAACGGCTATGTCGATTATGCGTCTAATCCCTTCGCCTCCTGGAAGAATAGTCAGTGGTCAAATTCTCTTTGAAGGGGAAGACCTAGTAACTAAAACAGAACGAGAAATGAGGCAAATACGAGGAAATCAAATATCAATGGTATTTCAGGATCCAATGACATCCTTAAATCCAGTTTTCACAATAGGCAAGCAGCTTGTAGAAACAATACTAACTCATGAAAAAGGAATTGGAAAAAAGGCAGCTATGAATCGAGCTATTGAACTGCTAGAGTTAGTCAACATTCCTGATGCAAAAAACAGATTAAAAAGTTATCCTCATGAATTTAGTGGTGGTATGAGACAAAGAGTAATGATTGCGATGGCACTTGCTTGCTCACCGAAGCTACTCATAGCTGATGAGCCGACGACAGCTCTTGATGTAACTGTCCAAGCGCAAATTCTAGAGCTATTAAAATCTCTTCAAGCTGAGTTAGGGATGGCAGTCATTATGATTACGCATGACCTTGGTGTAGTAGCAGACGTTTGTGACCGAGTGATGGTCATGTATGCGGGAAAGCCAGCTGAGTTTACAGATAAACGATCGCTGTTTCAGCACGCAAAGCATCCGTATACGTGGGGCTTACTTCGTTCTATTCCAAAGATGCAAGAACAAAAGAGTAGGTTGCAAGCTATTGAAGGATTACCTCCTGATATGCGTAATCTGCCTACTGGTTGCAGCTTTGCTCCACGTTGTAATCGTGCGACAGATCTTTGTCATCAGCTAGCACCGACACTACAGGAAGTGAATAAAAGTCACGCGGTTAGCTGCTTTTTATATGAGGGGATAACGGAGGTGACGACATCATGA